TGAGATAATTAGCAGTTACGGGTTCGAACACGTGGGATGGAGAAGCCTCAATAAATTCCATTTGCCATTTCAAGAGATGCATATACACAATCCAATCTCCAtttcctttagggcttggcATTGGCATCACATATCCCGTTTTTCCAGCCCATGGAAAATGGTACGACCAGAAGGCTGGTTGACCCCATCCAAAATTAATCTTTCTTGCAGGAAAATGTTGCCCCGATGACACTACCACCGCGGGTCCATCACCATTCATGGCATATATTTTTGCCATGGATGGTTTAGGACGATGCACCTCAACCCAATCTATCAATCCAAGAAAATGCTCTTGTGTTTTCGCGATATCAAGAAATTCATGGACTACATTTGCCACCCAATGTAACGACTTCTCTTTTAGCTCCTCAACTCTTTTCTCTCCAAATGGGATGGAGAGAACATTACCAAAATAACCTTTTAGCGACTTATCTTGATTATTATCATCTACATTATTACTTATCAATCTAGTCCGACCATCGACCACAATACCAAACCTAAAATTGTTGAAACCCgacatttctatattaattcCACATGCAATAGTTTTCCATAGGAAAGCGCTGAATGATTCAAGTTTAGACCTCTGGGACTTCATGCCTTTTTGGTCATGACAATTGGCTAGTGATTGAAGGTGCTCAATTTTGTCACCCGTGACATAGTAAATCCTACTAATGACTTGATCGATCATTAGGGTCAAGGATTTTGGGTTTCTTGGGAGGTAGGGTTGATATTGGTACATATAAGTCATCGATTGAGTC
This sequence is a window from Solanum stenotomum isolate F172 unplaced genomic scaffold, ASM1918654v1 scaffold35854, whole genome shotgun sequence. Protein-coding genes within it:
- the LOC125852484 gene encoding LOW QUALITY PROTEIN: coniferyl alcohol acyltransferase-like (The sequence of the model RefSeq protein was modified relative to this genomic sequence to represent the inferred CDS: deleted 1 base in 1 codon), which codes for MNPKKNFNVKVNKSEVVAAVLPIQEHWLPLSNLDLLLPPLEVGVMFCYLNPIIVSEKINMNLEFNSIVKILKTSLAETLVSYYAFSGEIVGNTAGEPELLCNNGGVSFIEAFGDVELKENNFYNPDESIEGKFVPKKKHGVLAIQVTQLKCGGIIVGCTFDHRVADAYSANLFLVSWSELAQCKPLSQLPSFRRSSLFPRHPGYYDDSIDDLYVPISTLPPKKPKILDPNDDQVISRIYYVTGDKIEHLQSLANCHDQKGMKSQRSKLESFSAFLWKTIACGINIEMSGFNNFRFGIVVDGRTRLISNNVDDNNQDKSLKGYFGNVLSIPFGEKRVEELKEKSLHWVANVVHEFLDIAKTQEHFLGLIDWVEVHRPKPSMAKIYAMNGDGPAVVVSSGQHFPARKINFGWGQPAFWSYHFPWAGKTGYVMPMPSPKGNGDWIVYMHLLKWQMEFIEASPSHVFEPVTANYLNLI